The following are from one region of the Pygocentrus nattereri isolate fPygNat1 chromosome 20, fPygNat1.pri, whole genome shotgun sequence genome:
- the hspb3 gene encoding heat shock protein beta-3, producing MAGEGVTHWISCPVRYQGHFKRELEQCADDHQLFALPGPACQELKVEAGAGPTDSDDEDSGEPLFRILLDVTQFKPEDILIQVFEGWLLIRGHHGARMDEHGFVSRSFTRQYQLPDQQLQAVDLTAMLCHDGILVVETKDRWWSASD from the coding sequence ATGGCTGGAGAAGGAGTTACCCACTGGATCTCATGCCCAGTGCGGTACCAAGGCCACTTTAAAAGAGAACTTGAACAGTGTGCAGACGACCACCAGCTATTTGCCTTGCCTGGACCTGCATGCCAGGAACTTAAAGTGGAGGCTGGAGCTGGGCCGACAGACAGTGATGATGAGGATTCAGGCGAGCCCCTGTTCAGAATACTACTGGACGTTACCCAGTTCAAACCAGAGGATATTCTGATCCAGGTGTTCGAAGGGTGGCTACTGATTCGGGGGCATCACGGGGCAAGGATGGACGAGCATGGGTTTGTATCACGGAGCTTCACCAGGCAGTACCAGCTGCCCGATCAGCAGCTGCAAGCGGTCGACCTGACAGCCATGCTGTGTCATGATGGAATATTGGTGGTGGAAACCAAAGACAGATGGTGGTCAGCATCTGATTAA